The Streptococcus viridans genome contains the following window.
TCTCGAGAGAAAACTGTTTTCGCAATGATCTCTCCTGTATTCTTTTGTACCAAGCCTCCATTAAAGGTAATGGTGTATTCATCCGACAAGCCGGCTGTTCCAATCTCTTGGAGCAGAAAATCCATGGCCTTGAGAGGACGTCCCGTCGTCAAAACCACCTTGACCCCTTTTTCTTGTGCTGCACGAATAGCAGCCAGGTTCCGAGGGGAGATTTTCTTTTCTGAGTTTAAGAGAGTACCGTCCAAGTCTAGTGCGATAACCTTAATCTGACTCATAATTCTTCCTCCATATAGCGCAGGACAGATCCTGTCGAATGATGGGGCAATATGGTTTCAGCCAGTTCCAAAATCTCTGGACGGGCATTTTCTGGTGCAATTGGATGGCCAACAACCTGCATCATATGAAGATCATTGAGATTATCTCCAAAAGCTAGGACTTGGTCTCGACTAATGCCCAACTGATCCATTAGGGCTTGAATGGCGACTCCCTTGTCCACATAATCCAAGACAATATCAATACACTCATAACCCGTCGTCATGGCCTTAACACCCTCAACATTTTGGGTAACCCAGGCTTCACCTTCTGCTAATACTTCTTGGTCAAAATTGGTGGTCATCTTAAAGACAAGATCATCAATTTCTGAAAAATCTGACACCGTTTGAATGTTTTCATTGTAATTTTGCGAAGCAGTTAGATAGTCTGGATCAACAGTCTTTAAAACATAGCTCCCGCGTTTTCCCGTTAACAAGCACTTATTTTTATCAAAATAGGGACTTTCCTGCAACCTAGCAAACATGGCTTGATAAAAATCTGGACTCATGGTCGCTTCATAGACATCTTCACCATGAAATTCAACAACACTGCCGTTTTCAGCTATGAAAATAATCTGATCCTGGACCTCTTTAAAGATTGTCTTCAAAGAGAGGAGAGGCCGACCACTTGCTGCCGCAAAGTAGATCCCTTTTTCTTGAAACTTCTTTAGTACCTTTAGGAATAAAGCTTGATCAAATTCATGATTTTCATCCAAAAAGGTCCCATCCATGTCTGTTGCGACTAATTTAATTTCCATTATCCATTCCTTCTATATCTTTCAGCTTCACAGATACAATCTTAGAGACTCCGGATTCTTGCATGGTCACTCCATAGATGGAATCTGCTGCAGCCATGGTTCCCTTACGGTGGGTAACCACGATAAACTGACTTTCCTTATCAAAACGATTAAGATAATCTCCAAACCGTTTTACATTGGCTTCGTCTAGAGCCGCTTCTACCTCATCCAAGATGACAAATGGAATAGTCTTGACACGAATGATTGAGAAGAGTAACGCCAATGCTGACAAAGCTTTCTCCCCACCACTCATCAAATTCAAGGATTGAATTTTCTTACCAGGCGGTTGGACAGAAATCTCGACCCCAGCTGACAAGAGATCTCCATCCGTCAAGATAAGATCAGCTGATCCTCCCCCAAACATTTGTTTAAAGGTGACTCGGAAGGATTCACGAATCGCTTCGAATGTAGATTTAAAGCGTTCCTTCACCTCATCATTCATGTCATTAATGGTTTCGAGAAGAAGATTCTTGGCTGCCAAGACATCTTCTCGTTGTCCGGAAAGGAAATCAAATCGCGTCTTGACCTCATCGTATTGTTCGATAGCATCAATATTGACAGGTCCTAAGGCTTTAATCGCTTTCTCCAAGTCTTTTAAGGCTTGCTCAGACTGGGCTAGATTTTCTAGCTCATTGGCCTGTTTAGACGCTTCCTCAAAACTCATCTTAAATTCATCGGTCAGAGCTAACATCAGTTTATTTAGCTTATCTGCCAGGCGATCACGATTAGATTCTGCTTTAGCCTGTTGGCGAATCCACTCCTCATTTTGACGACGGGCTTGTTCCATATGACCCGCTACATCTTCAGACTGGCCTTCCAAATCCTCTAATTCAAATTGCTTACGAATCACAGCTTGCTCCAGAGCGGTTTTCTCTTGAAGGGTTGCTTGCAGTTGTTTTTCAAGGACAGAAACATCGATTTGCTCATGTCGATCTTCTCCCTGCTCAATCGCATATTGGAGAGCTTGGATTTCCCGTTCAGTAGTAGCCAACTCTTGCCGCAAGCGTTCGGCATCTGTCTGGTCATAGGTCAATCGACTCTTCAACTCTGTTTGCTGTAATTGGAGCTTGGCAATGGCTGCTCGTAAATTTTCAATTTTCTCGACAACGACATCTTTATTGAGCTTGACTTCTTCAATCTCATCAGTGACTTGCTCTTTTTCCGCCTCAATTTCTTTCAGTCGCGCTTGTAAGTGATCCCGTTTTTGGAGGAGCTCCTGGTCGCTACCTTCATCCAGCTCTGTACGGATAAGTTCTAACAGTTCTTGGGCATCCAAGAGTTGCTGGTGAGCTTGCTCAAAAGCCAATTGAAGGCGTTGCTCTTCTAGTCGTGCCCCTTCTCCTTGGCCTTTCAAAGATTCTAGTTTTTCTTGCGATTGAGTCACTTGGTCCTCTTGCTCTTGCACTTGCCCTTCTACTTCTCGCAAGTTCTTCTGAAGAGAGACCAATTCTTGGTGCAAACGATCCAGTTCTGGCTTGATAAAAATCGAATTATTACTTCGATTCGCTCCCCCTGCATAGGAACCACCCGTGCGCAGTTCGGTTCCATCGAGCGTCACGATACGAACTTGGTAGGCAACCTTGCGGGCAGCCGCCTTGGCGTGCTCAATCGTATCAAAAATAGCTGTGACACCCAAAAGGTTTTGAAAAATCGACTCGAGGGAAGGATCATAGTCCACCAAACTGCTAGCCATCCCTAGGAATCCTGGACAGGATTCAATCAGTTCTTGATTCTTTCCTGCAAGGTATCGTGGTTTAATAGTTGTCAAAGGAAGGAAGGTTGCCCGACCCGAGCGATTCTTCTTCAGATGTTCGATTGCCCGTGTTGCTGCTCCTTCGTCTTCTACGATAATATGCTGACTGCTGGCTCCCAGAGCAATCTCTAAGGCAGTCTGATACTCTGGTGAGAAGGAAAGTTTTTCACTGACAGCTCCCACGATTCCACCTAAGCGAGTCGCTTCTTGCAAGACACTCTTCACGCCCGCATAAAAATTACTATGATTTTTTTGAATCGCCTCTAAACTGTTAATGCGAGCCTGTTTTTCCTTACTTTGATCAAGTAAATCAAACAACTTGGCTTGCGCTTCTTGATAAGCCTGGCGAGCTTCCTCAAACCGTTTTGCCTCTGATTTATAGGTCTCAAGCAAGTGTTTCAGATGCTCTTGAGCTCCTTGATAAGCTTCTTGAGCAACCTGCTCTTTTTCCTGCAACTCTGTCACCATTTGGATTTGATTTTGGTAATCTTCCTTTTTACTTTGTGACAATTGAGCTGAGGCTTCCAATTGATTTTCAATGGTTGTTAATTCGTTTGATCGCTCCGCTTCATCCTGCATTAAGGCCACGTATTTTTCACGTAAATAATCAATCACCTGGTCTGGATCTTCTGAGAAGCTGGCCAACTCTTTCTCCAGACCTTCAAGAGCTTCTTGACTCTTTTGCAATTCTTCTTGAAGACTCTTTGTATTGGCTTGTTTTTCTTCCAACTGATTCCGAAGAACTTGTAGGCGTTCTTCCAGACTATTGACCCGCTCTTGATTCTCCTGACGGCTTCGGGCGACCTGTTGCGACTCCAAGCGTGCCAATTCGATTTGTTTCTCCAAATCACTTAAGAGGCGAGTCAATTCCAAGAGGCTAGCTTGATCATCCGATAATTGGTGTTGAAGGGCCTGACGACTCTGTTTCAATCGGAGACTTTCCGCCTCATACTCTTCTCTTTTCTGGTAATAAGCCTTTAATTGTTCCTGAATGGAAGCTTCTTCTTGGACAGCTTGATCATAGTCTTTTTTATTGACTTCAATTTGTGCGATCAAAACATCCAAATAAAGAACTTGGCGTTCTTGATCCAATTCTAAGAAACGTTTGGCCACAAGCGCTTGCTTTTCAAGAGGTTTGATTTGCCCTTCTAATTCAAAAATAATGTCTTCCAGACGGTCCAAATTATCCTGGGTCTGAACCAGCTTAGCTTCCGTTTCCTTGCGACGAGTCTTAAATTTAAGAACCCCAGCGGCTTCCTCAAAAATAGCCCGTCTCTCTTCTGGTTTGGAGTTAAAGATTTCTTCAACCTTCCCTTGGGAAATAATAGAGAAAGAATCTCTACCAAGTCCAGTATCCATAAAGAGATCATGGACATCTCTCAAACGAACTTTCTTACCATCAATCTTGTACTCACTATCACCCGAGCGATAAATATGACGCTCCACTCGGATTTCCTTAGCAGCATGTTTGATAAAAGCGTCCCGGTTATCCAGTACTACCGTTACGCAGGCGTAGTTCAAGGGTTTCCTAGTTTCAGTCCCTGCAAAAATCACGTCCGGCATCTTGCCACCACGTAGGCTCTTGACACTCGATTCCCCTAAGGCCCAGCGCAGACTTTCTGTAATGTTTGATTTTCCAGATCCATTAGGGCCAACCACTGCGGTGACCCCTTGGTCAAAGATAACTCGGGTCTTATCTGCAAAAGACTTAAATCCTTGAATCTCAATTTCCTTTAAATACATGAGGGATCCACCTTATTTTCCACTGCTTTTTTTGCTGCTTCTTGCTCTGCAGCCTTTTTAGACCGGCCGCGTCCTTGACCGATTATTTTCCCATTGACAGACACTTGCACTTCAAATTCTTTGGCATGAGCTGGTCCTGACTCACTCGTCACCTCATAGGTAATCAAGACATCCCCATGGATTTGAAGAATTTCTTGCAAGCGCGTCTTATAGTCAATCACTTGCTCAAATTGACCTGCCTCGACTTTAGGAATCATGACTTGCTGAATGAAATCCCGAACAGTCTCCACGCCCTTATCCAAGAGCAAGGCTCCTAAAAAAGCTTCAAACAAATCTCCTAAGATGGTGTCGCGGTTCCGTCCACCAGATTTTTCCTCTCCCTTGCCAAGTTTGATAAATTGATCGAAACCACAATCACGGGAAAAACCTGCCAGGCTTTCCTCACGAACAATCATGGAACGCATTTTTGACAAATCACCCTCTGGCTTACTTGGATAGAGGGCAAATAAATATTCGGAAATCACTAACTGGAGAACAGCGTCTCCTAAAAATTCCAAACGTTCATTATGTGAAATTTTTAAGAGGCGATGCTCATTCGCATATGAGGTATGTGTAAAAGCTGTTTCCAACAATTCTGTATCGTCAAAAGTCAGACGAAATTTCTCAGCAAGGAGGTTATATAAGGCTTGCATCACGTTACTACTTTCTTTCTTCATTTATGCATCTGGATCGAATCCTGTAACCTATTCTGTCCAAAAGATACACCCCTCTATTATACCAAAAAAGAGTGCGTATCGCACTCCTTTCCCTTGTTTTCAAGATAGGATTTAGGACCTATTCTTTCCATCTATCATTCTTCTTTATCCGGAATCACTTTGAACAAATAATAGCTTATAAAAATAGTTAATCCCACTAGACCTAATTTCACAAACCAGAGTGGAGCCAGGTAAATGGAAATCCCCATCAAAAGATAAATTTGTAAAATAATTCGTTTTTTCCGTTTCTTAGAGATCGACTTTGTTTCCCGATAATCTGCTACATAAGTTTGGTACAACTTGGTCCCATGTAACCAGTCTTCAAACCGTTGAGAACTCTTGGCAAAACAAGCCATGGCTAATAAAAGAAACGGGGTCGTAGGTAAAATAGGTAAAGGAATCCCAATAATCCCTAATCCTAAGGAAATAAACCCTACTGTTATATACACATATTTCAAACTAACTGCTCCTATTCTTCCACTCATTTCAAGCCTACAACACTGACCTAAAAGAGGCTGGGACAAAAATCCTAGCCTCTCAATTGTCCTTGGATTGTCGAGCAAGACGCAGTGGTTGAGTGGGCTCTACTACGCTGATTTCATCAGCTTTTACAGCCCTACTCAACTGTGCGGAGGTGGGACGACGAAATCGAACTCTAACGAATTACCGATTTCTGTCCCACTCTCTTTTTAATCATTTAGATATCTACTAATGGAGTCGCTGTATCTGGAGATGTATCCAACACTTCAAAATCATGACCCACTGCCAAATCTGCTCGAGCCAATTGATTGACCATGGTCATATGGGCCAATTCCTTGATATTGTTTTCCTTCGATAAGTGGCCCAGATAAATCTTTTTGGTCTTATTGCCTAGTGTCCGAATCATGGCATCCGCACCATCTTCATTAGAGAGGTGACCCAAATCGGATAAGATCCGTTGCTTTAATCGCCAAGCATAAGAGCCAGCTCGTAGGATTTCCACATCGTGGTTGGACTCGATCAAATAGCCATCTGCATTTTCAACAATCCCTGCCATCCGATCACTGACATAACCTGTATCCGTCAGCATGACAAAACTCTTCCCATCCTTCATGAAACGATAGAACTGGGGAGCCGCAGCATCATGACTGACACCAAAACTTTCCACATCCAAATCCCCGAAGGTTAAGGTCTTGCCCATTTCAAAAAGATGTTTCTGGGAGTCATCGACCTTCCCAAGGTACTTGCTTCCCTCCATGGCCTTCCATGTAGCTTCATTGGCGTATAGGTCCATCCCGTATTTACGAGCTAGCACACCAACGCCATGAATGTGATCCGAATGTTCATGTGTGATCAAAATAGCGTCAAGATCTTCGGGTTTGCGATCAATTTCTGCAAGCAAACCTGTAATCTTCTTCCCGGACAAGCCTGCATCTACTAGAATTTTTTTCTTAGGTGTCTCTAGGTAAAATGAATTACCACTCGAACCCGAAGCTAAAATACTATACTTAAACCCTTTTTCATCCATTTGTCTTCTTATTCACCTTCATTATCCCATCCATCATCCAGGATAGCATCTTTATCATATGGTAGAACAATCGTGAAAGTAGAACCTTTTCCATATTCACTCTTGGCCCAAATAAATCCTTTGTGCTGCTTGATAATTTCCTTCGCAATGGCAAGTCCTAAACCAGTCCCACCCTGGGCGCGACTACGTGCCTTATCCACGCGATAAAAGCGGTCAAAAATACGAGGAAGGTCTTTTTTAGGAATCCCTAATCCCTCATCCGAAATCGAAATAATCAACTGGGCATCCGTTGTTTTCATTCCCACACGAATTTCCCCACCATCTGGGGAATATTTAATAGCGTTATTTAAGATATTGTCTAAAACCTGCGTCATCTTATCTGTGTCAATTTCAACCCAGACAGGAGAAATTGGATAATCACGAACAATATCATATTTCTTCTCTCCAACCTGACTCTTCATCTTATCGAAGCGGTTCAAAATGAAGGTGATAAAGGCTGTAAAGTTAGTCAATTCAACATCTAATTGACTGGTTTCATTATCGATCCGTGAAAGACTCAATAAATCCGTCACCATCCGCATCATCCGGTTGGTCTCTGTCAAAGATACTTTAACAAATTCCGGTGCAACTGGCTCGGAAATCGCTCCGTCATCCAAGG
Protein-coding sequences here:
- a CDS encoding Cof-type HAD-IIB family hydrolase, which gives rise to MEIKLVATDMDGTFLDENHEFDQALFLKVLKKFQEKGIYFAAASGRPLLSLKTIFKEVQDQIIFIAENGSVVEFHGEDVYEATMSPDFYQAMFARLQESPYFDKNKCLLTGKRGSYVLKTVDPDYLTASQNYNENIQTVSDFSEIDDLVFKMTTNFDQEVLAEGEAWVTQNVEGVKAMTTGYECIDIVLDYVDKGVAIQALMDQLGISRDQVLAFGDNLNDLHMMQVVGHPIAPENARPEILELAETILPHHSTGSVLRYMEEEL
- the smc gene encoding chromosome segregation protein SMC, with protein sequence MYLKEIEIQGFKSFADKTRVIFDQGVTAVVGPNGSGKSNITESLRWALGESSVKSLRGGKMPDVIFAGTETRKPLNYACVTVVLDNRDAFIKHAAKEIRVERHIYRSGDSEYKIDGKKVRLRDVHDLFMDTGLGRDSFSIISQGKVEEIFNSKPEERRAIFEEAAGVLKFKTRRKETEAKLVQTQDNLDRLEDIIFELEGQIKPLEKQALVAKRFLELDQERQVLYLDVLIAQIEVNKKDYDQAVQEEASIQEQLKAYYQKREEYEAESLRLKQSRQALQHQLSDDQASLLELTRLLSDLEKQIELARLESQQVARSRQENQERVNSLEERLQVLRNQLEEKQANTKSLQEELQKSQEALEGLEKELASFSEDPDQVIDYLREKYVALMQDEAERSNELTTIENQLEASAQLSQSKKEDYQNQIQMVTELQEKEQVAQEAYQGAQEHLKHLLETYKSEAKRFEEARQAYQEAQAKLFDLLDQSKEKQARINSLEAIQKNHSNFYAGVKSVLQEATRLGGIVGAVSEKLSFSPEYQTALEIALGASSQHIIVEDEGAATRAIEHLKKNRSGRATFLPLTTIKPRYLAGKNQELIESCPGFLGMASSLVDYDPSLESIFQNLLGVTAIFDTIEHAKAAARKVAYQVRIVTLDGTELRTGGSYAGGANRSNNSIFIKPELDRLHQELVSLQKNLREVEGQVQEQEDQVTQSQEKLESLKGQGEGARLEEQRLQLAFEQAHQQLLDAQELLELIRTELDEGSDQELLQKRDHLQARLKEIEAEKEQVTDEIEEVKLNKDVVVEKIENLRAAIAKLQLQQTELKSRLTYDQTDAERLRQELATTEREIQALQYAIEQGEDRHEQIDVSVLEKQLQATLQEKTALEQAVIRKQFELEDLEGQSEDVAGHMEQARRQNEEWIRQQAKAESNRDRLADKLNKLMLALTDEFKMSFEEASKQANELENLAQSEQALKDLEKAIKALGPVNIDAIEQYDEVKTRFDFLSGQREDVLAAKNLLLETINDMNDEVKERFKSTFEAIRESFRVTFKQMFGGGSADLILTDGDLLSAGVEISVQPPGKKIQSLNLMSGGEKALSALALLFSIIRVKTIPFVILDEVEAALDEANVKRFGDYLNRFDKESQFIVVTHRKGTMAAADSIYGVTMQESGVSKIVSVKLKDIEGMDNGN
- the rnc gene encoding ribonuclease III, which translates into the protein MQALYNLLAEKFRLTFDDTELLETAFTHTSYANEHRLLKISHNERLEFLGDAVLQLVISEYLFALYPSKPEGDLSKMRSMIVREESLAGFSRDCGFDQFIKLGKGEEKSGGRNRDTILGDLFEAFLGALLLDKGVETVRDFIQQVMIPKVEAGQFEQVIDYKTRLQEILQIHGDVLITYEVTSESGPAHAKEFEVQVSVNGKIIGQGRGRSKKAAEQEAAKKAVENKVDPSCI
- a CDS encoding YbaN family protein, whose amino-acid sequence is MSGRIGAVSLKYVYITVGFISLGLGIIGIPLPILPTTPFLLLAMACFAKSSQRFEDWLHGTKLYQTYVADYRETKSISKKRKKRIILQIYLLMGISIYLAPLWFVKLGLVGLTIFISYYLFKVIPDKEE
- a CDS encoding MBL fold metallo-hydrolase — translated: MDEKGFKYSILASGSSGNSFYLETPKKKILVDAGLSGKKITGLLAEIDRKPEDLDAILITHEHSDHIHGVGVLARKYGMDLYANEATWKAMEGSKYLGKVDDSQKHLFEMGKTLTFGDLDVESFGVSHDAAAPQFYRFMKDGKSFVMLTDTGYVSDRMAGIVENADGYLIESNHDVEILRAGSYAWRLKQRILSDLGHLSNEDGADAMIRTLGNKTKKIYLGHLSKENNIKELAHMTMVNQLARADLAVGHDFEVLDTSPDTATPLVDI